The Mangifera indica cultivar Alphonso chromosome 19, CATAS_Mindica_2.1, whole genome shotgun sequence nucleotide sequence tttttgtTGAAGGTCACGCATTTTGTGATTGCATTCTCGCATATCCATAACTGGTAAAAACATTAAATATGGAGATTACTTGAAATATCAGTGTTAACATGCATGCTTAAGTTTCTGCTTTGAAATATCAGTGGCACTTATGTTAATAGAATTTAGATGAGAATCTCCCGATCACACATCATTTCAATATTCGCTTATATAAGATTGGATGAAATCTTAAAGCTTGACTTCATAACTCTCCCGACTGCTTCTGTGCACAGGCTTAGCATGCGCAAATTAACTCATAGGCTTCGATAATCATATGGAAGAAATGAAGATTAGTCCTAATGTAAGATCAATGAGGGTTAGCAAAAACTCTAATTTGTGAAAACCCTGTTGCAAAAACAAGCAACAGAAGAGGCTTCGTAAGATAAACTGGTGACTTAAAATGCAATTTACTGTCCCAAGCCATAACACCTTTCCATAGGCAAAAAAATGGACCACATGGTTTCTGAATAAACGTGCTAAACTTTGTTGATGAagcaaattcattttttttcacaCTGATTTGTATAGCAACGAATGCAAAAGACATGCTAGtaaattttttcatcatattCTTTGAACTAGAAACTAAGTTAGAGCATTTTCAAGTTCAAGGGCACCAATAAGTCAAATGAACAATTTAAGCAGATGTAAAACGAACTCTTGATTCATGGGAGTAAATGTTAGAGAAATCTTACCATAAAAGGTTCAAAGCAATTGATTTCACAAGTCATCAATTGCTACCATCCACATCTTGATTGTTTACATATAGAGTCTCTCATCTATTAGAAAAACCTGCAGGTTCTAGGGTTGAGCCCCTGTACTTCAGATCTGAACCTGATCTATAATTGGGATCGACAGGAGGCCTAGGGTTGGGATCAGCAGAACTTGGCCTGTAGGAACTTGTCGATCCCCCAGGATACTGTGATGGAGAGGGATATCTCCTTGATGGCCCCCTCAGACCACTGCTCCTCAAATCCATTATATCAGCACTTCTTGAAGAAGAATCTACAAATGATCTGTCTGCAGAGCTCGACACTATTGGTGCTCCAGCCCTGGGGAATGCAGATGCAAAAGGGTCATCGGGTCCCCATGAAGTGAGCGCTTCTTTCTTCTTAGCAAAAAAGTGCCACGCTCCAAACAAGAAAAGTATAAAGAAGAACACAGGGCTTGTCCACTGGATTGCATTGGATTCTCCCTTGAAAACTGGAAGTTTAGAGCGATAAACTCCCACATACCCACCTCCAAGGCCGAGAACAAGAAGCTTCTCACGGTCACTAGCTATTAAAGGTATTGCCCGTGTTCTCTCAGCATCCACATCTACATCCATTGATTGATAATTCAGAAATGATGATCTGATTTCATCCAAACCAGCTGAGAAAAGAAGTCGAGGCCCACCACTCCTCACATACAGCTGAGTTGAAACATTATACACAAGAACTTTTTCTTCATTAACAGCAAGTAAATAACCCTTAATTGCTTGAAAAGCATGCGGCTTAACCATGTCAAACTTTCTCTTGGATCTAACCCTGCATTTGAAGTTCATCACATCCCCCAAAAGCAATACATGAATGATATCCCCATCTGATGTAAATCCATAAGCTTTTGACCTCTCTGTAGCgtcaaaaacataattttgtgCAAGAGAATCATTTAACCCTTCACATTCAGATTCCCGAACTTTCATGGTTCTCAAATCCAATGATCCTGCACCAATCTCTGTGAGAAATAGAAGTCTCTGCTTCAAGAACACAAGAGGCTTTCTCGTTGGCATAGCAGAACCATAAATcattccattttctttgaacACCATAATCTTTCCACTAAAATCTGTGGACAATATATACCTCATTCTCCCAACATGATGCACTTCCAATAAAGTTATAGCCAAACTCTCCCCTCCATTTTCAGCCGTCACAAATTTACCAACATTTTCCATTACAGGCGAACTCCAATCTTCTCCATTTGATCTCTCATAAACCCTATGGATCAAGATCATACCATTTTGATGCCCTGTGACTACGACACTCTCATTCTTATAAACTGACAAATACGAGAGAATGGCAGTAACAGGTGAATCACACATGGTATAAAATTCAACTGAGATATCCCCATTTCTCATAAACACATAAAGCCTCCCTTTATCATCGCCAACAGCAATATATTTGCTATGACCTTCATAATCACGAAATGGCAAGATGTTAATACAAGTAGGATCAGATTCCAATTCCACAGCTGAAACAAACTGAAACCTCTCAGACCAAATTGGACTGTACTTTGTGACTGAAACTGCTTTCGCTCTACCTTCATTTCGAATCTTATCCTCTTCATTAACATCTTTACATGATCTTCGATCATCATATTTTCTTtgactaataatatttttttctcgaAGAGCTAATCTTAAACTCTCCAGACTCTGCTTCTCATCAAGACATGAAACTTCCGATAATTTATATTCTAGTTTCGAAACTATTTCACTAAGGTTTCTCACTACCGCTTCAAGTCTATGTAAAAGCAAATCCTGTTGACTGAAACTAAGTTCAGTTTGACTTACAGTGTTCTCAGGCTCATATTGCTGGTCGTGTTGGACTGAGCTGACCAGAATTTTACTATAAGGgaaataagcaaaaattaatagaaaacaaagcaaaaacaacTTGCCTTTACTGGGATTCGCCATTTGAACAAGAATCTTCAAGAACTTGGACTCAGTGTTACTCCATTGCGATTTGCAGATCTTAGCAAACTATGGTTCTGGATAATGAAATCTAAGCTGGATTCTGTGTGTAGATTTGATGAATCTCAAGGTGGGGATTTTAGATAGTTGGAGCAGAGGTAACTGTGAGATTTTGACTTGGGTATCCGGGTTAAATTAGGGCAAGGGCTACTGGATTTTGGGgcgaaattaatattaactatcTACGATTTGGTAAGAATTTTGGTGAAACTACTTAGACAGGTGGGTTTGTTACTCATTTATAACCAAGGCCCCATTCAAGCAACACGTGGAGTCTTTGACAAAGATTTACACAAGTCAGCAGGATAATCCCGTCAAACCggtcaaaaaaaattttaatttacaaagaAGACTCTTATTTTGAGTAACATTTTTTCGGCGATAATTGTGTtacattttaactttatttctaatttaagccagattttttctttatttctaattcaaagtCTGATATCACAATTATACCCTTGACTCCCATACCATTATTAATGTaaagcattattattattaaatcttatCCAAGTAATTGAGTTGTTATTGATAAAACCCACTGAAATTTCACATTCTACCGTCACCAGcagttttctttaaaattacaaaCGAGTTGCACGTTGCATGGTTGGGTTATGTTTGATTATTACAAAATCAAGTTCGGGTTTATTATTGCTCAACTAAATAAACTCACGAGCTcatagttcaatttaaatatatatagtgttaataaaactttacaaaattaaaaatttattcttacgttttcacttataatttttttaacttgcaAATCCTAAGTTTGTTACGCTTAACATattctcaatcaaattaaactcgaaTCTAATACTATTTGACTTGATTAACTCAAGTTGATggttttttctatttcttgttcattcttttttttttaaagaaagattAAATATACTGATTGATGGTTAGAAAAGGAGACTTGATCTATATGGGAAGGATAAGAACATTTCATCTTTGATGTTAAAACTAACCAAACACGCTTAAAGATAGAGGGTTTTGAGTTATTACTAAAACTAGAGAGGGCTTTTCTTCATTTGACCAAACCTTAGGGACTTTAAGGTGCGACATTATTGACCCGGTGCTTGATTAGCTGAGATTTCGCTTTCGTAAGGGACATTTATTCCCCTCTCAGCCCTTTACAAAAAGTGCAACGGCctaaaaacttattcccactcaaaagGATGTGGCTTTCAAAATTCTCaccctttttaatttgaaaattttatttactcacAACTATTAACTTTcacaattttaaagataaaattattattttctctataatattaaaaatagattaaaattttatcttttttttttttcgtaaatcttaaaactaacaattttttctctatgtcaagttttaaaaaataacattttttcttttagagtttaattttcaattttcgaCAACATCTCTATCACCATCACTgggaattgaaaactaaactttaaaagaaaaatattgttttttaaaacttgacctaaaaagaaaattattagtttataagatttacgaaagaaaataagataaaattttaaagggtcaAAGTTTCTTTAACTTTAACCATTTATGAGTGAGTAaatgagtttttcaaaattgaagagtacaaatttgaaaaaaacacataccttaggtggaataagtcctttggccaaaatgCAACATCAATGGTCCTGTTCCCCTGGCTTGAGTCTAGAAGATTACATAGGGCTTCTTTCAGAAGAACAAAAActatctcaaaatttttatactcATGACTTATCTAATACATTGGCTATGAAACCAATCACTCAATTTAGAGtttcatttatttgatatagTTGATTCAATCCCTAATAGATAATCTGACGTCTTGTTAACagggaattaaaaaaaaacaacttagTGCAAGCAAGCATGTGCACAGAGTAAAACCGGAGGTCGACATATTCAAATACAAATTCTTGACTTAAAGATGACACAGCTGACCTAGAGAATCCCCTATATCCGTCATTTCTAAAGAAAAATCAAGGAAGTAATTTATGATTCTATCACCATACAGATAGAATAGCAAATTAAATCAGCACTGCCAAACAAAGTACTCGTATTTTCCAACTCTAGACTGCATTTATGATTCAATATGAAAAAGTACCCATTTGACAATGAATATCATGAAGTTGCCCCTATCAAGGAAAGCAGCTCAAACACAAATGGTGGATGTAATACTGTAATAAATCCCCAGGGCTAAATGAAACAATAGATATTACTAAAGAAGAATAGGTTACATCTCAAAATCCCATGTGCTCTCAGCACTTAATTTTGGGATTTGTAATTCCTCAGCCAGATTGAGGGCTGCAGTGATctggaagaaattaaaaaaaaaaaatcgtagTTAGACACATTACTTCATCAGAAATAATCATCAAGGGAAACAATCTTCAAGCTACTAGGCCCCCAAACAGCTGAAAGTAAAATACACCCACTGGCTAATTAAAGAGTTGAGAGTTCAATACAATTACTAAAAAGCAGTGTTAAAGgcataaattaaatttacccCATGTGAACATCTATGGTACTTTCACATCAAAGAGATTTACGTTTACCAATTGAATCACTAGTTGATCCACAGTAATACACATCGGACCAAACCCTAGCCCTCTCCATGGAACTACCAGTCCAATCAGCCTTGGATAAACAACTTCATTTAATATCACAACTGTCTGTTTCCAACTAAATAACAATACCCAAAACTCCACCATGGCCAATTATTTTGCCACCAACCATAACCTTGTCATTCATCCGTACCATCACTCCTCAGTGATGGCACGGTCACAAGGCCACCAATCCTCACGTCATCAATGTCATCAAAAATCAAGTGTCAACCAATTTCCAAAACTCATCTAAGCAAATGGCATTCCCTAACAAGATCCAATTCAACTCACTAATACAACTTTCTTACATCAATGTGTAATGCAAGAAAAACACTCTCCTTATCCTTATGAATTCCTAATGTTCTCTCAAACATCAAAATCTGAATAGTCCAGGAAAACCTCTAATAAAACGGTAGCTCCCTCACAAGAATACGAAAAGGTGAAAGTCACACAACTCAAACATCATAAGTCTATAACGACTTGCCAGGGCATGATGCAATATTGTTAAGAAACTTTAGACGAGACATTTGCTTCAATGACATCAACTTTTATTACACGTTTAAACAAAGTCAACATATACACTACAGTTAAGCTACTTTTCCAAGGTACTAATATGCCCCCACGCAATGTGTCAAAGGGCATCTGATTACATAGGAAAAATACCAAAACTGAATCAAAGTATGCAATAAATCATTAACCATGCACAAATTGTGTGCCAGAAACCAAAATTGACCTATTCTCTAAGCCAGGTGCCATATAAATGCAATCCAGAATTGATTACCATGTCAAATCCCAAAATTCAATATATTCATCCAGTCAAACAAAGATCAGACTGTTTGATGGGcataatatatttcaaaaaagtTAAACTCACAATCAATCAAATACTCAATTATTAAAAACACTAAAAGAAAGACCCAAAAAACAGTCAGATACGCAGTCAAACAACAACAATACATTTACCTTAAAATTTCCGTTCAACTTTGAATTCCTTGACCACTCAAACGCCAAAGACTTGCTTGATGTCTGATAAGAAGCTTTAAACATATCATCACCATAAACTTTTTGTGACACAGAAAAATCCCATAAATTCTTGGCCAAATCATAACATGGCTCAAACGTGGTCACTCCTCCATGAACATAACTATACTTCAACTTGCAATTCCTCGAACCAAGCATGTGATTAGCTGATAACTTGTTAGCTGAATCAAACACGAGAGTTCCATCTACAATTGTCCGGTTGTCTCCTCTACTATGAACATAAGTGAGATTCAAAGGTTTTTCCAGAACCTTAACCGAGTTCATAAACTGAAATCTAATATCCTGCTCCACTCCACAGTATAAAAAATGACAACATTAAGAACATTAAGTTCGTCGAGTGAGTTAATAAACAGACATTTCAACCACAAATATAATAGCCTATATATTTCAGAGTTTATTAAACTCTAAATGATTAGAGAAATGACAAATTAAACCTAACATTAAATGCTACCTTCAAACCCTAAACTTCACTATAGTTACGGagaaaacaattagagaaaTGATTGTACTCCGACAACAACTTCTTCAATTCTACTGTAATACCAGGTTTCAAGTTAAATCACTTTGCTACTGTTTCTGAGAAAGCAAGCCTTCGCtacataaattttctttttgtggttACCTTTTTGGGGACGTTGTAGTCAATGATGAAGAAGCCAGGTTTTTCGACGGCTAGAACCAAGCCGTTCAAACTGGGGCCTTTGACAACGGTGTCATCGGTAATAGAGGCTCGGAGCTTGACATCGCCGGCGTTAAAAGCGAGATTAGCAGCGGCGCTGCTCTTGTCTGCTTCGTACCTGCCCTTCAAAGACGCCTTCATTTCGtgagaaacaaagaaagacaACGACAGAGATTATAGGACGGTTGGAGTGCGTTGTGTGCGTGCTTATGATAAGTATCGGGTTGGCCGGCTATGTTTTAGGCTTACCTTGTTTTGGCAGCCCACCTAGTTCTTGGAAGGTCGTCTGGTAGCGTTACCCCAGTGTTTCGTTTTAATGGACCAGAGTCACCAGACCACTGACCTTTGTGGGCTGTACCCATGCCTTGCTGGCCTTGAATAAATTTGCTGTGCCCATTACCATGTTAGCCCaattattaaactttcaaaaataaccaaaattttaaaaagtcatttaCATGTTAAAATTGTCATCAACATCCTCCTCTCTTTTTCACTTCCATCCACTTGCAAGTGTTCTTGTGGACTTGAGTTTGGGTGGATAGCCCAGTTTATGCCCAGTTTGATGCACTTACATACAAGTTGGGAAGTTGCAGAAGTCATGGGGGCATAACTACTACATTATTACTGCACATATAAGTTTCCTCTTTGCTGCCACGTCATTAAGATCCCTGGTAACTTCTTCCCTGAGTTGCAGACGGCAGGGTGGAGCACAAAGTTCTCTACCCAGAAACCAACGGATTCCCCTGAGGTATttatagcaatttttttttttcaatcttgcATTTCCCCAGTTATCTCAACTTGTTGGCTGGCTGAAATTTGAAACAACTTTATTTATTCCTTCTTCATCATAGTTAATGTCTTCATCAGATTAAGCTATATTTCTAGATTCTTTCAACCTAATTAGAATGCAATATATCTTCCATCCATCATTCTAGGAAGAAAAGAAGATACAGTAATAGTCCAACTCTGGATGCTTACTGTAAGCATGCATAACATAAAAACAACATTAATTTTAGCAATTCATTGACGTgatatgatttttaataaaactaccTACTGCATACAATTGACCAACCTTAATTAGCTTTTCCTTTTCTGTTCCCTTGACAGTAGTGTCTATTCATGATTCAGTTCAACTGTATCCATGACCATGaatcattcatttattaaaaagtaaatgCTCACGGCTCACCAAATGATAGAATATGGATGTTTTCAGCAGTAAGTCTCGCTTTTGAAGAAGATCAATCTTGTTTGATATTGTACAACAGAATATGGATGTAATTGTGCCCTGAACCATCTCATTTATAGGTGTTTTTAGCAGTAAGTCTTGTTTTTGGCTCCTGTTTACTCCGTGGAGTAGGGAAGCCCAATGTTTAACATCAATTGGGTTAATTTGGTGACCCAAAACGATTGGGATTTCATGCAGAAACatatttttaggattttttagattaaaaaaatgttaaatattgtGGCCGGCTAGATTGGGTGGATCTAGATGCagataattataaaagaagaatGAGATCTTGCTGGATGTTGGTTGGTAGTCAATTGAAAGTCAAGAAAGTCTAGCACTTAGAATTGTGGGTTGCCACTTCCACCCAAACAAAATAGATGTCATATGACAAATAACCTTGTATCATTGGATTCAATCTGAATTATAGAGAGTCTAATATTGACTCAAATTTAGATCAAAACcataatatttagtttaaatttgaatttgttcgaatataaatacaatattaatatGGATTGTTGTcaagttaataattttattagagaaGTGAATAGTAttacatcattaaataaacaaactaaAGAATTTTTGATCTGATTCAAATGGAAGCACATATTTGAGATAAGATCTACCCtgattgtaattatatttaatgtctTGCCTCGATTGGTTAgaagtaaaaataaagaatatcaAGGGCCCTTCGTGGCTACTGCACCGTTTAGACTGTgttctaaaattaaattgataaaccTATACCGCTAAAATCGTGCCCTCACGACACTTCCACCTAAACCTACGCGTAAGGAGCACCTTCAGAGAACAAAACTCATCAACCGCCCGTCTCATTGCAGACGCAGTATCTCCACTCACAAAATCACCACCACTTCACAGAAAGGGGAAGGTTTCCACTCTCTCCTCAATTCCTTTCCCCTTGgctctttccttttcttttatcctaatagacttaatcTGTTCGtttgttttctatatatatatatatgaggacGCTTTGTCCTAATTATGACAGGGAAAATGGACTCGACACCGTCCTGGAGGTGCCTATACCAGAAGAAATGTTTGTCAAAATGGGCAGCAACGCGGCTTTACGTTGGGCAAATATGCGTCAATTGATGAAAGCTCAATCCCGTTCTTCTGATAGGTCATCCTATCTCCAGGCTAAATCTAACAATGAGTTCATTGCATTGCTCAAGCTTGTTGGCTCTCCTCTCATCTCTTTCCAGGTTCAATTGGGTAGCCCCTTCAGCCGCCCCATTAAAGATTCTAGCATTGTGAGTTCCCTTCTTCTACCTTCCTCTTAAGAATTATAGCAACCGAATCAAAACTTGTGACTGTATTTATAAACAGGAAGCTTCAACGGCAAAATATATTGTGCAACAATATGTAGCGGCAACAGGAGGGCCGGCGGCATACAACACAGTGAGTAGCATGTATGCGGTGGGGCAGGTGAAGATGCGAGGCTCAGAAATGCAGCAAGGTGATGACAGTGTGCACGCAAGAGGCAATTGTGAGGCCGGTGGCTTTGTGCTATGGCAAAAAAACCCCGACCTCTGGTGCCTTGAACTTGTTGTCGCTGGTTTTAAGGTAAGCGCAGGAAGTAATGGCAAAGTTGCATGGAATCAATCTTCTTGTCAACCCAATCACGCTCATCGAGGCCCCGCCCGCCCCCTCCGCCGCTTCTTTCAGGTCAACTGCTTATTATATACTTTGTGATTTTGTCCATTCGATAAACCCTACATGAATTGAGGCTCTAGGGATGAATATGAATGCAGTTGAATTTAAATATCCCTTTATTTAAGTTAAGTTGATCTTAAGTTgatcaaatcaaaattgaaaataggttgaatttgatttaaataaaagtaattcaatttaagttaagttattacttcaaatttattatttaaatttataacttgaatttatgatttagaGTTATTATTCGAATTTATGAgtaattgataaaacaatatcattttatctaataatagataaaattatatcgttttaatatttgttttatcta carries:
- the LOC123203238 gene encoding uncharacterized membrane protein At1g75140-like; this translates as MANPSKGKLFLLCFLLIFAYFPYSKILVSSVQHDQQYEPENTVSQTELSFSQQDLLLHRLEAVVRNLSEIVSKLEYKLSEVSCLDEKQSLESLRLALREKNIISQRKYDDRRSCKDVNEEDKIRNEGRAKAVSVTKYSPIWSERFQFVSAVELESDPTCINILPFRDYEGHSKYIAVGDDKGRLYVFMRNGDISVEFYTMCDSPVTAILSYLSVYKNESVVVTGHQNGMILIHRVYERSNGEDWSSPVMENVGKFVTAENGGESLAITLLEVHHVGRMRYILSTDFSGKIMVFKENGMIYGSAMPTRKPLVFLKQRLLFLTEIGAGSLDLRTMKVRESECEGLNDSLAQNYVFDATERSKAYGFTSDGDIIHVLLLGDVMNFKCRVRSKRKFDMVKPHAFQAIKGYLLAVNEEKVLVYNVSTQLYVRSGGPRLLFSAGLDEIRSSFLNYQSMDVDVDAERTRAIPLIASDREKLLVLGLGGGYVGVYRSKLPVFKGESNAIQWTSPVFFFILFLFGAWHFFAKKKEALTSWGPDDPFASAFPRAGAPIVSSSADRSFVDSSSRSADIMDLRSSGLRGPSRRYPSPSQYPGGSTSSYRPSSADPNPRPPVDPNYRSGSDLKYRGSTLEPAGFSNR
- the LOC123202567 gene encoding outer envelope pore protein 24A, chloroplastic-like; this translates as MKASLKGRYEADKSSAAANLAFNAGDVKLRASITDDTVVKGPSLNGLVLAVEKPGFFIIDYNVPKKDIRFQFMNSVKVLEKPLNLTYVHSRGDNRTIVDGTLVFDSANKLSANHMLGSRNCKLKYSYVHGGVTTFEPCYDLAKNLWDFSVSQKVYGDDMFKASYQTSSKSLAFEWSRNSKLNGNFKITAALNLAEELQIPKLSAESTWDFEM
- the LOC123203741 gene encoding uncharacterized protein LOC123203741, with product MRTLCPNYDRENGLDTVLEVPIPEEMFVKMGSNAALRWANMRQLMKAQSRSSDRSSYLQAKSNNEFIALLKLVGSPLISFQVQLGSPFSRPIKDSSIEASTAKYIVQQYVAATGGPAAYNTVSSMYAVGQVKMRGSEMQQGDDSVHARGNCEAGGFVLWQKNPDLWCLELVVAGFKVSAGSNGKVAWNQSSCQPNHAHRGPARPLRRFFQGLDPRCTANLFLDAVCIGEETINNEACFVLKLESPSHVLKAQNSANTEIVHHTVWGYFSQRTGLLIKFEDTKLVRMKTVKGNDNVFWETSMASTIDDYRYIDSLSIAHTGKTVTTLYRYGGAHNHMRKTEEIWQIEDVDFNICGLTSEDFLPPAEVKRKQYAAANVT